From the Vespa velutina chromosome 16, iVesVel2.1, whole genome shotgun sequence genome, one window contains:
- the LOC124954787 gene encoding forkhead box protein D3-like, producing MEAHCAMMMSNLSCDGCADSSSRDSDSSSMIVDPVSLDKNDMSPPQSSSSPLISSSPVPTMTAATTNSLRCRGGANRMTKKMPYSRMPVTSVALSSKSTSQQKTSTAGQQSSGYGNEKMSSSLIKPPYSYIALITMAILQSPQKKLTLSGICEFIMSRFPYYHDKFPAWQNSIRHNLSLNDCFIKIPREPGNPGKGNYWTLDPLAEDMFDNGSFLRRRKRYKRPPPHYVLRDRAIMATFAICGDRGPCPGGGAGHPGTLAYPGAAYLSPPPGLPLLDFSPSTLEALKLGAFLEPPAPLYKPVPITAPPIRQLEPTPTRTTTTIPMINAQTSVEKKRNFSIDALIGKQTVSDQGCAGLLDLSPSEHREIRSQASAFSPLV from the coding sequence ATGGAAGCGCATTGTGCGATGATGATGTCGAATCTGTCGTGCGACGGTTGCGCTGACAGCAGCAGCCGGGATTCCGACAGCAGTAGCATGATCGTAGATCCGGTGAGTCTCGATAAGAACGACATGTCACCCCCGCAATCGTCGTCGAGTCCGTTAATATCGAGTTCTCCGGTACCAACGATGACAGCAGCGACGACGAACTCGTTAAGATGTCGCGGTGGTGCGAATAGAATGACGAAAAAAATGCCATATTCGAGGATGCCGGTAACGTCGGTGGCGTTGTCCTCGAAGTCAACGAGTCAACAAAAAACGTCAACGGCGGGTCAACAGTCATCCGGTTATGGAAACGAGAAAATGTCTTCGTCTTTGATAAAACCACCATATTCCTATATAGCATTGATCACCATGGCCATCCTACAATCACCCCAAAAGAAACTTACGCTAAGTGGCATATGCGAATTTATAATGTCACGATTTCCATATTATCACGATAAATTTCCAGCCTGGCAAAATTCTATCAGGCATAATCTATCGTTGAATGATTGTTTCATTAAGATACCAAGAGAGCCCGGCAATCCGGGTAAAGGCAATTATTGGACATTGGATCCACTTGCCGAGGATATGTTTGACAATGGTAGCTTTTTACGACGTAGGAAGAGATACAAGAGGCCACCGCCTCATTACGTTCTTCGCGACAGGGCTATCATGGCTACCTTTGCAATTTGCGGCGATCGTGGACCTTGTCCAGGTGGTGGGGCTGGACATCCAGGTACATTGGCTTATCCCGGTGCTGCATACCTTTCACCACCACCCGGCCTACCACTTTTGGACTTTTCTCCGTCTACGTTGGAAGCTCTCAAATTAGGTGCTTTCCTCGAGCCGCCAGCACCGCTTTACAAGCCTGTACCCATTACCGCACCGCCTATCAGACAACTCGAACCAACACCGACTaggacaacaacgacgatacCAATGATCAACGCACAGACCAGCgttgagaagaaaagaaactttagTATCGATGCACTCATCGGCAAACAAACGGTCAGCGATCAAGGTTGCGCCGGTCTTCTCGATCTTAGTCCGTCGGAGCACAGAGAAATTAGAAGTCAAGCGTCCGCGTTTTCGCCTCTCGTTTAG